AAACCGAGTATTAGAACATACTCGGCTTTCTGTTATTCGATTAGATATCTATTTGGTATACAAGTACTGTATACCTACAGAGGTCCTTTAATACAAACAGCACCAAGAATTATAGTTTCACAAGCAGCCGCACATAAGATAGCTAATACCCCAATTGCCTAGTTACTTAATATTGATTTGCAAGGCTGACAGGTCAAATATCCAAGCTAGTGTAAACGACTTGATAAAGCGTGGGGTCATACTGTTCGGCAATTTCTTCAGCCTTCTTCATGTGAACGAGAGCCTCAGGATCTTTTAGCATACGCGAGAAGGCCTCTTCATCCTTCCATTGGGCATAATTTACGACCTTTGTTCCATCCAAGCTTTGATGGAAATTAGCAGAAAGAAACCCTGGAAACTTCTTCATAACGGATTCTGTAGCTTGGATTAATAGAGCAACCAATTCCTCTTGCCGGT
This window of the Bacillus gobiensis genome carries:
- a CDS encoding antibiotic biosynthesis monooxygenase family protein; translated protein: MTTISTEHPCVTLINVFTVDPDRQEELVALLIQATESVMKKFPGFLSANFHQSLDGTKVVNYAQWKDEEAFSRMLKDPEALVHMKKAEEIAEQYDPTLYQVVYTSLDI